In a genomic window of uncultured Flavobacterium sp.:
- a CDS encoding family 16 glycosylhydrolase: MTLIMLSPFLKLQAQCNTLIWSDEFNGTTVDATKWQSITGNGCPSLCGFGNGEAQRYDPNQATIVKEGTDSYLNIQAKYEPNAAFPAQPYSSAKLTTEGKYSIKYGRIEARMKLSNGMGAWPAFWMLPAGTSNWPFTGEIDIMEAKHRNPKSIDGTIHYDGGGYHFTGRSYSSPTDLSTEFHVYAVEWGPNIIKWFIDGNLFHTATPNTTVNGGWPFNDQQFYIILNLAVGSAGTPYTSVNGAGVEPIPADFPAKLQVDYVRVYSGSFTYGVLGDAKVYNNETGKTYSINSIAGATYNWTVPAGATITSGQGTNAITVNWGTSGGDVSVATTVSGCAANTYKLAVTTEVPLPVERIYEDFQTNRNIVYGLKTGVLTEAVANPSATGINTSASVGKYVRNASELYDVLNIKNVVISNANDYVYGRKKISFDIYTSAPVGTKISMQLENSLVTTATNFPSGRHSGYKATTTVQNKWETIEFEFEKVIDPNTSALTINNVVFLFESNSNSGATYYFDNLLTKAAPEKPIIATDVLQNYDGINKIIKGTTTGTYSVVANPGTNSVNNSANVAKYVRNVTEQYDVLFFNTQSTIEDAGLLKNQTNKIMIDVYTTAPIGTVVSLNLENSATSLPANYPTGRNSNYVAITTKQNQWETLTFYYNSSPDAGTSNLAVNQMVILANSGSYTNDTYYFDNIRIGSTKLPDTYTPGVVYEDYQTVHNITFRDAIGTYTPNTANPNASGINTSTNVGKYVRKSTELYDNFSFNTTLNNIGEFKSGTKKFAMDVYTSAPVGSIISWQAESSASIPSNYPTGRHSIYQAVVKQTNTWHTLVFTYASSPDASTLDSEVNRFVFLLEPGTSSGNTYYFDNIRAVNLVSTENPPATLPAPWVSTDLGAVTPAGEATHASGTFTIKGSGNDIWDTGDQFQFVNQPITGDAEIIAKVNSLTNTNTYAKAGVMFRETLTTTSKHAMTDVSAAAGLEFLTRDAVSGITTATVVAGTAPKWIRVTRAGNVFTSYTSDNGTTWTQLGAPKTIAMANTIYAGMAVTSHANGTLATGVFSDVIVRNITPPTNNVNLALAKTATASTEENATFSSAKATDGDAGTRWASSFANASEWIYVDLGSNYNINRVVLKWEAAFATQYKVQISTDNVFTENETVNTQTASDGGTDDLTVSGTGRYIRVLCTTKALAPYGYSLFEIEAYGSASTAKKASAITEEAQAENTTFAIYPNPASSYVQLLLPEKLDNKVVTIYDDAGTLVSQNKFDANTTEGVIDISRLRRGIYILNFKSDQKSWTKKLIKQ; this comes from the coding sequence ATGACACTTATTATGTTGTCTCCTTTTCTAAAACTTCAGGCACAATGCAACACTTTAATTTGGTCTGATGAATTTAATGGCACAACTGTAGATGCAACAAAATGGCAAAGCATTACAGGAAACGGTTGTCCTTCTCTTTGTGGTTTCGGAAACGGTGAAGCACAACGTTATGATCCTAATCAGGCAACGATTGTCAAGGAAGGAACGGATAGTTATTTGAATATTCAGGCAAAATACGAACCAAATGCTGCATTTCCGGCGCAACCGTATTCTTCGGCAAAATTAACTACTGAAGGAAAGTATTCGATTAAGTACGGAAGAATCGAAGCTCGTATGAAATTGTCTAACGGAATGGGCGCTTGGCCTGCATTCTGGATGTTACCGGCGGGGACGTCAAATTGGCCTTTTACAGGTGAAATTGATATCATGGAAGCCAAACACAGAAACCCAAAATCTATCGATGGAACAATACATTACGATGGCGGAGGTTATCATTTTACAGGAAGAAGTTACAGTTCTCCAACTGATTTGTCTACAGAATTTCACGTTTATGCTGTAGAATGGGGACCAAATATCATAAAATGGTTTATTGACGGCAATTTATTTCACACTGCAACACCAAATACGACTGTAAATGGCGGATGGCCTTTTAACGATCAACAGTTTTATATCATTTTAAATCTGGCTGTTGGTAGCGCGGGAACGCCTTATACAAGTGTAAATGGCGCTGGTGTAGAACCAATTCCAGCTGATTTTCCGGCAAAACTACAAGTAGATTATGTTCGCGTTTACAGCGGAAGTTTTACTTATGGAGTTTTGGGCGATGCAAAAGTATATAACAACGAAACGGGTAAAACCTATTCTATAAATAGCATTGCAGGAGCAACTTACAACTGGACAGTTCCTGCGGGAGCAACGATTACGTCAGGACAAGGCACAAATGCGATTACTGTAAACTGGGGAACTTCTGGGGGAGATGTTTCGGTAGCGACTACAGTTTCGGGATGTGCTGCAAATACTTATAAACTGGCTGTAACTACTGAAGTTCCTTTGCCGGTAGAAAGAATTTACGAAGATTTTCAAACAAATCGCAATATAGTTTACGGTCTTAAAACGGGGGTTTTGACTGAAGCGGTTGCAAATCCGTCGGCTACGGGAATCAATACATCGGCTTCGGTGGGGAAATATGTTCGTAATGCTTCTGAATTATATGATGTTCTAAATATCAAAAATGTAGTGATCAGCAATGCTAATGATTATGTTTATGGCAGAAAGAAAATCTCTTTTGATATTTATACTTCGGCGCCTGTTGGAACAAAAATTTCGATGCAATTAGAAAATAGTCTGGTAACAACGGCTACAAATTTTCCTTCAGGAAGACATAGCGGTTACAAAGCCACAACGACGGTTCAGAATAAATGGGAAACGATTGAATTTGAATTCGAAAAAGTAATCGACCCAAATACAAGCGCATTGACGATCAATAATGTAGTTTTTCTTTTTGAATCTAATTCGAATTCCGGAGCGACTTATTATTTTGATAATCTGCTGACAAAAGCTGCGCCTGAAAAACCAATTATTGCGACGGATGTTTTACAAAACTACGACGGAATCAATAAAATTATCAAAGGAACTACAACCGGAACTTATTCTGTGGTTGCAAATCCTGGAACTAATTCGGTTAATAATTCTGCAAATGTGGCGAAATATGTTCGTAATGTAACGGAACAATATGATGTGCTTTTTTTTAATACACAAAGTACGATTGAAGATGCCGGTTTATTGAAAAATCAGACGAATAAAATCATGATTGATGTTTATACGACGGCGCCAATTGGTACGGTTGTAAGTCTGAATTTAGAAAACAGCGCAACATCACTTCCGGCAAATTATCCAACAGGAAGAAACAGTAATTATGTAGCAATCACGACGAAACAAAATCAATGGGAAACGCTGACTTTCTACTACAATTCAAGTCCAGATGCGGGAACTTCAAACCTTGCGGTAAACCAAATGGTGATTTTGGCAAACTCAGGTTCTTATACAAACGATACGTATTATTTTGATAATATCAGAATTGGTTCTACTAAATTACCGGATACTTATACGCCGGGAGTTGTGTACGAAGATTATCAAACGGTACATAATATTACTTTCAGAGACGCGATTGGAACTTATACGCCAAACACGGCAAATCCTAATGCAAGCGGAATAAATACGTCTACAAACGTTGGAAAATATGTTAGAAAATCGACTGAATTGTATGATAATTTTTCATTCAATACGACTTTAAACAATATTGGAGAATTCAAATCAGGCACTAAAAAGTTTGCAATGGATGTTTATACTTCGGCTCCGGTTGGATCTATAATTTCCTGGCAGGCAGAAAGCAGCGCTTCGATTCCATCAAATTATCCAACAGGAAGACATAGTATTTATCAGGCAGTTGTCAAACAAACTAATACTTGGCATACACTTGTATTTACATATGCAAGTTCTCCTGATGCTTCGACTTTAGACAGCGAAGTAAATCGTTTTGTTTTTTTATTAGAACCGGGAACGAGCTCTGGAAACACGTATTATTTTGATAATATCAGAGCTGTAAATTTAGTTTCTACAGAAAATCCTCCGGCAACTTTGCCAGCTCCTTGGGTAAGCACAGATTTAGGCGCAGTTACTCCAGCAGGAGAAGCAACTCACGCCAGCGGAACTTTCACTATAAAAGGATCTGGAAATGATATTTGGGATACAGGTGATCAATTTCAGTTTGTGAACCAACCAATTACGGGTGATGCCGAAATTATTGCTAAAGTAAATTCACTTACAAATACCAATACTTACGCAAAAGCGGGAGTTATGTTCCGTGAAACTTTAACTACTACTTCAAAACATGCGATGACAGATGTGAGCGCTGCAGCAGGTTTAGAATTTCTAACAAGAGATGCTGTTTCGGGAATTACAACTGCTACAGTAGTGGCAGGAACGGCTCCAAAATGGATTCGTGTTACAAGAGCAGGAAACGTGTTTACATCTTATACTTCTGATAATGGAACTACGTGGACGCAACTTGGAGCGCCAAAAACAATCGCTATGGCAAATACTATTTATGCGGGAATGGCGGTAACTTCTCATGCAAACGGAACTTTGGCAACAGGAGTTTTCAGCGATGTTATTGTTCGAAATATTACGCCTCCAACCAACAATGTCAATTTGGCTTTAGCCAAAACTGCTACGGCTTCTACAGAAGAGAATGCGACTTTTTCTTCGGCGAAAGCCACAGATGGAGATGCAGGAACAAGATGGGCGAGTAGTTTTGCGAATGCAAGCGAATGGATTTATGTTGATTTAGGAAGTAATTACAACATCAATCGTGTGGTTTTGAAATGGGAAGCAGCTTTTGCAACTCAATATAAAGTGCAGATTTCTACTGATAATGTTTTCACCGAAAATGAAACTGTAAACACTCAAACGGCAAGCGACGGAGGAACAGATGATTTAACGGTAAGCGGAACCGGAAGATACATTAGAGTTTTATGTACCACAAAAGCTTTGGCTCCATACGGATATTCTTTATTCGAAATTGAAGCTTACGGATCTGCTTCAACAGCCAAAAAAGCTTCGGCTATTACTGAAGAAGCTCAAGCAG
- a CDS encoding gluconate 5-dehydrogenase, whose amino-acid sequence MTNLFDIKGKIALITGSTHGLGLAMAKGLGQAGATIIVNGNSSQQKIDDAVAELKNEGINAIGYKFNVTDEQDVITAIQKIESEVGPIAILINNAGIIKRIPLIEMEVADFKEVIDIDLVSPFIVSKHVAKGMIERRQGKIINICSMMSELGRNTVGAYAAAKGGLKMLTKNMATEWAKYNVQINGIGPGYFATEQTKPIRVDGHPFNDFIISRTPAAKWGDPSDLAGAAIFLSSKASDFVNGHILYVDGGILATIGKPSNEN is encoded by the coding sequence ATGACAAACTTATTTGATATAAAAGGAAAAATCGCCTTAATTACAGGAAGTACACACGGACTTGGATTGGCAATGGCGAAAGGTTTAGGTCAAGCCGGAGCGACAATTATCGTAAACGGAAACTCTTCTCAACAAAAAATTGATGACGCTGTAGCTGAACTTAAAAATGAAGGAATTAATGCAATCGGATATAAATTTAATGTAACCGATGAACAAGATGTTATAACTGCAATTCAGAAGATTGAAAGTGAAGTTGGACCGATTGCAATCCTGATTAACAATGCGGGAATAATCAAAAGAATTCCGCTTATCGAAATGGAAGTTGCCGATTTTAAAGAAGTAATTGATATTGATTTAGTTTCGCCTTTTATAGTTTCAAAACATGTTGCCAAAGGAATGATCGAAAGACGTCAAGGAAAAATAATCAACATTTGTTCGATGATGAGTGAATTGGGTCGAAATACAGTTGGAGCTTATGCTGCTGCAAAAGGCGGACTGAAAATGCTGACCAAAAATATGGCAACGGAATGGGCAAAATATAACGTACAAATCAACGGAATTGGTCCCGGATATTTTGCAACCGAACAAACAAAACCTATTAGAGTTGACGGACATCCGTTTAACGATTTTATTATAAGTAGAACTCCTGCTGCAAAATGGGGCGATCCAAGTGATTTAGCCGGAGCAGCAATATTTTTATCTTCTAAAGCTAGTGATTTTGTAAACGGTCACATTTTGTATGTAGACGGCGGAATTCTCGCTACAATTGGTAAACCTTCTAACGAAAACTAA
- the kduI gene encoding 5-dehydro-4-deoxy-D-glucuronate isomerase, with product MSISYESRYASSPQAVKQYDTTQLRAEFLIDNLMKKGEIALTYSHYDRYIAGSAVPVSPLKLETIDPLKASYFLERRELGIINVGSKGSVEVDGTSYELGHKDALYIGSGNKEVIFKSDDSENPALFYLNSAPAHTQHPIKKVSLAEANKLQLGTMETANHRTVNQMIIGGIVTTCQLQMGMTELKPGSVWNTMPAHVHDRRMEVYFYLNIPENQAVCHFMGEPQETRHIWMNNHQAVISPPWSIHSGSGTSNYTFIWGMAGENLDYGDMDVAKITDLR from the coding sequence ATGTCAATATCCTACGAATCACGATATGCGTCAAGTCCGCAAGCTGTAAAACAATACGACACTACACAATTAAGAGCCGAATTTTTAATTGATAATCTAATGAAAAAGGGAGAAATCGCCCTTACTTATTCTCATTATGATCGTTATATTGCAGGTTCAGCAGTTCCGGTTTCGCCTTTGAAATTGGAAACTATTGATCCGCTTAAAGCTTCTTATTTTCTGGAAAGAAGAGAATTAGGAATTATTAATGTTGGTTCAAAAGGTTCGGTTGAAGTTGACGGAACTTCCTATGAATTGGGTCATAAAGACGCACTTTATATTGGAAGCGGAAATAAAGAAGTAATCTTCAAAAGTGATGATTCTGAAAATCCTGCTTTATTTTATCTGAATTCGGCTCCAGCCCACACTCAACATCCAATTAAAAAAGTGAGTTTGGCTGAAGCCAATAAATTACAATTGGGAACGATGGAAACGGCGAATCACAGAACGGTAAACCAAATGATTATTGGCGGAATCGTAACGACTTGTCAATTGCAAATGGGAATGACGGAACTAAAACCTGGAAGTGTTTGGAATACAATGCCGGCGCACGTTCACGATCGTAGAATGGAAGTTTATTTCTATTTGAATATTCCGGAAAATCAGGCTGTTTGTCATTTTATGGGTGAACCTCAGGAAACGAGACACATTTGGATGAACAATCATCAAGCGGTGATTTCTCCGCCTTGGTCAATTCATTCAGGTTCAGGAACTTCAAATTATACTTTTATCTGGGGAATGGCTGGTGAAAACCTTGATTATGGAGATATGGATGTTGCTAAAATCACTGATTTAAGATAA
- a CDS encoding triple tyrosine motif-containing protein, with the protein MTKIIIRILILYLYFVPIIGTAQIKKIGVPFITNYNPKTYKAASENWDLLQDSKGMMFFANHFGIMQFDGVRWNIVTQPENRSMVRSLAIDKNNRMYVGAQGDFGYAVQLSNGQYKYTSLVKLASNSAKNFGDVLHTVIRNNEVIFFSNEEMFIYKNNKIKTIRPNSKFDEFFEVNKEIYVSDDVKGLLKLKNDVLVEIPNSAQFIGMKIRKIFEVKDGLLILTQKKGLFLYKNNQLKAFVTEADDLFKQYQISTGIQLSDGYLGIGTRQTGLIVIDRAGNLIQHINKQMGLQNDYVTNLKTDTAGNLWVTLKEGISMIQISSPLSRILDTSSAETKIYCSLIYQNKLYIATDNGVFWLDWEAYKSGKNENVRFQHISGMSENVWNIGIFGNSLLAFEKNGIFEIKGNSAQLLAKTDGAWQGVLIPNHPDLLLVGGYNGLYLLKNINNSWVYQHKIKGFEESSRIIITEKNGNIWIAHGYKGIYKIKFNAAFDVVSNIDFYNQEAGFPSSLFLNTFKINDQILFGTTKGVYKQDYNSKKMIPDALFKKYLGLKSHIRLLKADNQNNIWYISGENTGKMSQKVGGKFEVEELPFRKLRYLYVPGFENIQTTTNGDVFFGTQEGLIHYNAIKNKKYQSKYKAIISEVKCIFPKDSLLFSSRYDVLPTNTESVNEKLSPVLSYSNNALHFSFASLCYDEADATQYEYWLEGFEPKWSDWSLQTEKEYTNLSENEYVFHVRAKNIYDVVSEEAVFRFEISPPWYRTSWAYILYLILFGVLIYAIIKYQKNLAEREREQLILNQEKELLRNRAELNEQKLALEQENMTIMRENLETTINLKNAKVASSTVNLIHLNEILLSIKELIGQIDKKNDPNVNFSLLTKINRIIDHELKGDQHWNEFEEIFNQLHDNFMQRLKTSFPELTPRDMRLCAYLRMNFNTKEIAPLLGISVRGVEDTRYRIRKKLQLSSEANITEFILNF; encoded by the coding sequence ATGACGAAAATTATAATTAGAATTTTAATTCTATACCTATACTTTGTACCCATAATTGGAACCGCTCAAATTAAGAAAATTGGAGTTCCTTTTATTACCAATTACAATCCGAAAACTTACAAAGCCGCTTCAGAAAATTGGGATCTTTTACAAGATTCTAAAGGAATGATGTTTTTTGCCAATCATTTTGGAATCATGCAATTTGACGGCGTGCGATGGAATATTGTGACGCAACCCGAAAACAGAAGTATGGTTCGGTCGCTTGCCATTGATAAAAATAATCGAATGTATGTTGGCGCTCAGGGTGATTTTGGTTATGCGGTTCAGTTATCAAATGGGCAATATAAATATACATCTTTAGTGAAATTGGCTTCTAATTCGGCTAAGAATTTTGGAGATGTTTTGCATACTGTTATTCGAAATAATGAAGTGATATTTTTTTCAAATGAAGAAATGTTTATTTATAAGAATAATAAAATCAAGACAATACGTCCGAATTCAAAGTTTGATGAGTTTTTTGAAGTCAATAAAGAGATATATGTTTCAGATGATGTAAAAGGATTATTGAAATTGAAAAATGACGTTTTGGTAGAAATTCCAAATAGTGCTCAGTTTATCGGAATGAAGATTCGGAAAATTTTTGAAGTTAAAGATGGTTTGCTAATTCTGACACAGAAAAAAGGACTTTTTCTATATAAAAATAATCAGCTAAAAGCATTTGTGACCGAAGCCGATGATTTGTTTAAGCAATATCAGATTTCGACCGGAATTCAACTTTCAGATGGATATTTAGGAATTGGAACGCGCCAAACCGGATTGATAGTCATTGATCGTGCGGGGAATTTAATTCAGCATATCAACAAGCAAATGGGCTTGCAGAATGATTATGTCACGAATCTCAAAACAGATACAGCAGGCAATTTATGGGTGACTTTGAAAGAAGGAATTTCGATGATTCAGATTTCGTCGCCATTATCAAGAATATTGGATACTTCAAGTGCTGAAACCAAAATATATTGCAGTTTAATTTATCAAAACAAACTTTATATAGCTACAGATAATGGCGTTTTTTGGTTGGATTGGGAAGCTTATAAAAGTGGTAAAAATGAAAATGTACGTTTTCAACATATTTCGGGAATGTCTGAAAATGTGTGGAATATTGGCATTTTCGGAAATTCACTTTTGGCTTTTGAAAAAAATGGAATTTTCGAAATAAAAGGAAATTCAGCGCAATTATTGGCTAAAACAGATGGAGCTTGGCAAGGAGTATTAATTCCGAATCACCCTGATTTATTGCTTGTTGGCGGTTACAATGGTTTGTATTTGCTAAAAAACATAAATAATTCGTGGGTATATCAGCATAAAATAAAAGGTTTTGAAGAAAGCAGTAGAATTATTATAACCGAAAAAAATGGAAATATCTGGATTGCTCACGGCTATAAAGGAATCTATAAAATCAAGTTTAATGCCGCATTTGATGTCGTTTCAAATATCGATTTTTACAATCAGGAAGCGGGTTTTCCGTCGAGTTTGTTTCTGAATACTTTCAAAATAAACGATCAGATTTTGTTTGGAACTACTAAAGGAGTTTACAAACAAGATTATAATTCGAAGAAAATGATTCCTGACGCTCTTTTCAAAAAATATCTCGGATTGAAAAGCCATATTCGTTTGCTTAAAGCAGATAATCAAAACAATATCTGGTACATTTCCGGAGAGAATACTGGAAAAATGAGCCAAAAAGTAGGAGGGAAGTTTGAGGTTGAAGAATTACCTTTTAGAAAACTCAGGTATTTGTATGTTCCTGGTTTCGAGAATATTCAAACGACTACAAATGGAGATGTATTTTTTGGAACTCAAGAAGGTTTGATTCATTATAATGCGATTAAAAACAAAAAGTATCAGTCAAAATACAAAGCAATTATATCTGAGGTTAAATGTATTTTTCCAAAAGATAGTTTGTTGTTTTCGAGTCGGTATGATGTTCTTCCAACCAATACGGAATCTGTAAATGAGAAGCTTTCTCCTGTTTTATCGTATTCGAATAATGCGCTGCACTTTTCATTTGCGTCACTTTGTTATGATGAAGCAGATGCAACACAATACGAATATTGGCTGGAAGGCTTTGAGCCAAAATGGTCTGATTGGAGCCTTCAAACGGAAAAAGAATACACGAATTTGTCTGAAAACGAATATGTTTTTCACGTAAGGGCAAAAAATATTTATGATGTTGTAAGCGAAGAAGCCGTTTTTAGATTTGAAATTTCGCCGCCGTGGTATCGCACAAGTTGGGCTTATATATTGTATTTAATACTATTTGGAGTTTTGATTTATGCGATTATCAAGTATCAAAAAAATCTTGCCGAACGCGAACGCGAACAATTGATCTTGAATCAGGAAAAGGAATTACTCCGAAATCGTGCTGAATTAAACGAGCAAAAACTGGCATTGGAACAGGAAAATATGACGATCATGAGAGAAAATCTCGAAACGACAATCAATCTTAAAAATGCAAAAGTTGCTTCAAGTACGGTGAATCTTATTCATTTGAATGAAATTTTACTTTCGATAAAAGAACTTATTGGGCAAATTGATAAGAAGAATGATCCAAATGTAAATTTCAGTTTACTGACTAAAATCAACCGAATAATTGATCACGAATTAAAAGGAGATCAGCATTGGAACGAGTTTGAAGAGATTTTTAATCAGCTTCATGATAATTTCATGCAACGTTTAAAGACGAGTTTCCCAGAATTGACGCCACGAGATATGAGATTGTGTGCTTATTTACGAATGAATTTTAATACTAAAGAAATTGCTCCGCTTTTAGGAATTTCTGTAAGAGGTGTTGAAGATACCAGATATCGCATTCGTAAGAAACTGCAGCTTTCATCTGAGGCAAATATCACGGAATTTATTTTGAATTTTTGA
- a CDS encoding DUF4861 family protein → MKKNLLLTAILVSSFAVYSQNKTITITNSLAIDREFETIELTKKSLGLPSSSKLEDYSVKESGTSTFLETQVVDTDGDGNSDLLLFQPKIGASSKKDFQVLVATNPDATKIVNCYSRFVPERTDDYAWENNKVAFRTYGPVAQKMVEDHVEGGTLTSGIDAWLKRVDYPIINKWYEKATLGTGTYHKDTGEGLDNFHVGESRGVGGIAVKVDNKYYFSKNFTTWKTITTGPIRTSFILTYADWDAKGNKITESKLISLDYGSYLSRFEINIKGTKEIAAGLTLHDKKGTIGTNIKEGWLSHWEPLDDSELGTGLVAPKGTLSGFDNYITNDKDLSNLYGNLTVKNNKVVYYVGFGWKKGSPFQTKQEWETYLSSFASKINNPLTVKVKK, encoded by the coding sequence TTGAAAAAAAATCTATTATTAACCGCAATTTTGGTAAGTAGTTTTGCCGTTTATTCGCAAAATAAAACCATAACTATTACCAATTCTCTAGCCATTGACAGAGAATTTGAAACGATTGAACTGACTAAAAAATCTCTTGGTTTGCCTTCTTCTTCCAAACTTGAAGATTATTCGGTTAAAGAAAGCGGAACAAGTACGTTTTTAGAAACTCAGGTTGTCGATACTGATGGTGATGGTAATTCGGATTTATTGTTATTTCAGCCAAAAATTGGAGCTTCTTCAAAAAAAGATTTTCAGGTTTTGGTGGCTACAAATCCTGATGCTACAAAAATTGTAAACTGTTATTCGAGATTTGTTCCGGAAAGAACGGATGATTATGCTTGGGAAAACAATAAAGTAGCTTTTAGAACTTATGGTCCGGTTGCTCAAAAAATGGTTGAAGATCATGTTGAAGGCGGAACTTTAACAAGCGGAATCGACGCGTGGTTAAAAAGAGTCGATTATCCAATTATCAATAAATGGTACGAAAAAGCAACTTTAGGAACAGGAACTTATCATAAAGATACGGGCGAAGGCTTGGATAATTTTCATGTTGGAGAAAGTCGTGGCGTGGGCGGAATTGCCGTTAAAGTAGATAATAAATATTATTTTTCTAAGAATTTCACCACTTGGAAAACCATTACTACAGGACCAATCAGAACGAGTTTTATCCTGACTTATGCAGATTGGGATGCAAAAGGCAATAAAATAACCGAATCTAAATTAATTAGCCTCGATTATGGAAGTTATCTTTCTCGTTTTGAAATCAATATTAAAGGCACAAAAGAAATCGCTGCAGGATTAACGCTTCATGACAAAAAAGGAACTATTGGAACCAATATCAAAGAAGGTTGGTTAAGCCATTGGGAACCTCTTGATGATTCAGAATTAGGAACTGGTTTGGTTGCTCCAAAAGGTACTTTAAGCGGATTTGACAACTATATTACCAACGATAAAGACTTGAGCAACTTATACGGAAACTTAACCGTGAAAAACAATAAAGTCGTTTATTATGTTGGTTTTGGATGGAAAAAAGGAAGTCCATTTCAAACTAAACAAGAATGGGAAACTTATTTGAGTTCATTTGCTTCTAAAATAAATAATCCTCTTACAGTGAAGGTTAAGAAGTAG
- a CDS encoding HAD family hydrolase, with amino-acid sequence MEVKCIIFDCDGVLVDTEKIGNGILLSMGAEYGFEMKLEDAYREFNGRNLKECFLHIENAIGKKLPDNFESEYRQRSFEAFKTQVKPMEGIVEFLNKLEIPYCVASSGPVDKIRLNLEVAGLLDKFENKIYSSYQINSWKPDPGIFLHAAKEMGFEVKDCIVIEDSKAGVISGTKGGFKVYGFANGYNNEDLENEGAILFDSYEELWDLI; translated from the coding sequence ATGGAAGTTAAGTGTATTATTTTTGATTGTGACGGAGTTCTTGTTGATACTGAAAAGATTGGTAACGGAATTTTACTTTCGATGGGTGCCGAATATGGTTTCGAAATGAAACTGGAAGATGCATATCGCGAATTTAACGGGCGTAATTTGAAAGAATGTTTTTTACATATTGAAAATGCAATTGGTAAAAAGCTTCCGGATAATTTTGAAAGTGAATATCGTCAAAGAAGTTTCGAAGCCTTCAAAACGCAGGTTAAACCAATGGAAGGTATTGTTGAATTCTTAAATAAACTTGAAATCCCATATTGTGTAGCTTCCAGCGGTCCTGTTGATAAAATCAGATTGAATCTTGAAGTTGCAGGTTTACTCGATAAATTCGAAAATAAAATCTATAGCTCGTACCAAATTAATAGTTGGAAACCCGATCCCGGAATTTTTCTGCATGCCGCAAAAGAAATGGGTTTTGAGGTTAAAGATTGCATTGTTATAGAAGATAGCAAAGCCGGAGTAATATCAGGAACAAAAGGTGGTTTTAAAGTCTATGGTTTTGCAAATGGTTATAACAACGAAGATCTGGAAAATGAAGGAGCAATACTTTTTGATAGTTACGAAGAGTTATGGGATTTGATTTAA